One window from the genome of Lentimicrobiaceae bacterium encodes:
- a CDS encoding ABC transporter ATP-binding protein/permease: protein MKEIGKILKYVNPYWGLASLNILFNVLSVVFSLFSVTMAIPFLQILFDKQDLVTHVGEFSFSTTSIKQHFYYFLSQMVISNGKASALGIVCIIVVIMTFFKTWFRYLAMYFLAPIRNGIVMDIREKIFRKVLNLPLSYFTDEKKGDIMSRMTNDVKEIEWSILSSLEVLFRDPLTIAIYLVVLVVLSPTLSLFVFILLPFTSLVIGRLGKNLRKRSKWGQEKVGGLLSIIDETLGGMRIVKAFTAEEKMKERFTSLNVSYTNLMNKVYRRTYLATPLTEFLGTAIVVLAMWYGGSLVLSHSASLNAEILISYLLVFAQIINPAKSFSTARYNIKKGLASADRVNEVLNSDDKIVEKPDAKPVSGFSQMVEYRNVSFKYEKEYVLKNINLKVEKGKTIALVGQSGSGKSTLVDLLPRFYDVDEGGIYLDGISIRDYKIADLRCLMGIVNQEPILFNDTIYNNIAFGAENVTYQEVEAAACIANAHDFIMNTEEGYDTNIGERGQKLSGGQRQRISIARAILKNPPILILDEATSALDTESEKLVQDALSRVMENRTSLVIAHRLSTVHDADEICVLHEGEIVERGTHDELLKNNGIYKKLYSLQVFE from the coding sequence ATGAAAGAAATAGGTAAAATCCTTAAGTATGTGAATCCCTACTGGGGGCTCGCATCATTGAATATTTTGTTTAATGTGCTGTCCGTAGTATTTTCTTTGTTTTCCGTTACGATGGCTATCCCGTTTCTGCAAATTCTTTTCGATAAGCAGGATTTGGTTACCCATGTAGGAGAATTCAGTTTCTCAACGACTTCTATTAAACAGCATTTTTATTACTTCCTGAGTCAGATGGTAATCAGCAACGGAAAGGCATCTGCCCTGGGAATAGTATGCATAATAGTGGTAATAATGACTTTCTTTAAAACATGGTTCCGTTATCTTGCCATGTATTTCCTTGCTCCGATACGAAACGGAATAGTGATGGATATAAGAGAAAAAATCTTTAGGAAAGTACTTAATCTGCCACTTTCTTATTTTACCGACGAAAAGAAAGGCGACATAATGAGCCGTATGACCAATGATGTTAAAGAAATTGAATGGTCAATACTTAGTTCACTGGAGGTTTTATTCCGCGATCCCTTGACGATTGCAATTTATTTAGTTGTTCTGGTAGTACTTAGCCCAACCTTGTCGTTGTTTGTGTTTATATTGTTGCCTTTTACAAGCTTGGTGATAGGCAGATTGGGAAAAAATCTCCGTAAACGAAGCAAATGGGGACAGGAAAAGGTAGGCGGACTGTTGTCAATAATTGATGAAACGCTTGGAGGAATGCGCATAGTGAAGGCATTTACCGCAGAAGAAAAAATGAAGGAACGTTTTACTTCGCTCAATGTTTCCTATACCAATCTGATGAATAAAGTGTATCGCCGCACTTATCTGGCTACCCCGTTGACTGAGTTTCTTGGTACGGCAATAGTTGTTTTGGCTATGTGGTATGGAGGTTCGCTGGTACTTTCGCATTCAGCATCGTTGAATGCAGAAATACTGATAAGTTATCTGCTGGTATTTGCCCAGATTATCAATCCTGCCAAATCATTTTCTACCGCAAGATATAATATCAAAAAAGGACTTGCTTCGGCCGACAGGGTAAATGAAGTGCTGAATTCCGATGATAAAATTGTGGAAAAACCCGATGCCAAGCCCGTTTCCGGGTTTAGTCAGATGGTGGAATACCGCAATGTTTCCTTCAAATACGAAAAGGAATATGTTTTGAAAAATATAAACCTGAAGGTGGAAAAAGGCAAAACCATTGCCTTGGTAGGGCAATCGGGTTCGGGAAAATCCACTTTGGTAGATTTGTTGCCTCGTTTTTACGATGTGGATGAGGGTGGAATTTATTTGGATGGTATTTCTATACGCGATTATAAAATTGCGGATTTGCGCTGCCTGATGGGAATTGTTAACCAGGAGCCTATACTTTTTAACGATACAATTTACAATAACATAGCTTTTGGCGCAGAAAATGTAACTTATCAGGAGGTGGAAGCCGCTGCCTGCATAGCAAATGCACATGACTTTATAATGAATACCGAGGAAGGCTATGATACCAATATAGGCGAACGCGGGCAAAAACTCTCTGGTGGCCAGAGGCAAAGAATCTCCATTGCAAGAGCAATACTGAAAAATCCGCCGATTCTGATTCTTGATGAAGCTACTTCGGCTCTCGATACCGAATCGGAAAAGCTAGTGCAGGATGCTCTTTCCAGAGTGATGGAAAATCGTACTTCTCTGGTTATAGCTCACCGTCTTTCAACCGTGCATGATGCCGACGAAATATGCGTTTTACACGAAGGAGAAATAGTTGAAAGAGGAACTCACGACGAACTTCTGAAAAATAATGGTATTTACAAAAAGCTGTACAGCCTCCAGGTATTTGAATAA